One segment of Desulfovibrio sp. X2 DNA contains the following:
- the argS gene encoding arginine--tRNA ligase, giving the protein MRATTFLSEALSRALSGLGLALPERVSIEPPKDKKFGDLACNAAMLLTKEAKMPPRALAEKIAAALEESEADVAKADVAGPGFLNVTFTPGFWQRTVSDVRAANGEYGRSAMGAGRKVQVEFVSANPTGPLHIGHGRGAAIGDSVARILRFTGHDVTTEYYINDAGLQMRLLGASIFRRYQQLFDPDLPMLDEGYKGDYIIDHARVMQEKHGRALLDMPEEEAREICYQYGMDAIMAGIRKDMDDFRVHHDVFFSEKSLHAAGKVQEAFDFLTERGLIYEQEGALWFATTRFGDDKDRVLRKSSGALTYFAADIAYHLDKFRRGFDLVVDVWGADHHGYIPRMKAAVQAMGKDPEQLQVILVQLVNLLRGGQQVAMSTRSGEFEELSAVVREVGTDSSRFTFLSRKSDSKLDFDLELVKQQSMDNPVYYVQYAFARISSVGRKAAEEGIAIDAAGADLALLDTEADLDLLKCLERWPDIAEVAARTLSPHHVSYYLQELAGLLHRYYSVNKVLDAAAPALTGARFALLEAVAATIKSGLALLGVEAPERM; this is encoded by the coding sequence ATGCGCGCCACGACCTTTCTGAGCGAAGCCCTCTCCCGCGCCCTTTCCGGCCTCGGACTGGCCCTGCCCGAGCGCGTGAGCATTGAGCCGCCCAAGGACAAGAAGTTCGGCGACCTGGCCTGCAACGCGGCCATGCTCCTGACCAAGGAGGCCAAGATGCCGCCGCGCGCCCTGGCCGAGAAGATCGCCGCGGCGCTCGAGGAGAGCGAGGCGGACGTGGCCAAGGCCGACGTGGCCGGGCCGGGCTTCCTGAACGTGACCTTCACGCCCGGCTTCTGGCAGCGCACCGTATCCGACGTGCGCGCGGCAAACGGCGAGTACGGCCGCTCGGCCATGGGCGCTGGCCGCAAGGTCCAGGTCGAGTTCGTCTCGGCCAACCCCACCGGCCCCCTGCACATCGGCCACGGCCGCGGCGCCGCCATCGGCGACTCGGTGGCGCGCATCCTCCGCTTCACCGGCCACGACGTGACCACGGAATACTACATCAACGACGCCGGGCTCCAGATGCGCCTGCTCGGCGCCTCCATCTTCCGCCGCTACCAGCAGCTCTTCGACCCCGACCTGCCGATGCTCGACGAGGGCTACAAGGGCGACTACATCATCGACCACGCCCGCGTGATGCAGGAAAAGCACGGCCGCGCGCTCCTCGACATGCCCGAGGAGGAGGCCAGGGAAATCTGCTACCAGTACGGCATGGACGCCATCATGGCGGGCATCCGGAAGGACATGGACGACTTCCGCGTGCACCACGACGTCTTCTTCTCCGAGAAGTCGCTGCACGCCGCGGGCAAGGTGCAGGAGGCCTTCGACTTCCTCACCGAGCGCGGCCTCATCTACGAGCAGGAGGGCGCGCTGTGGTTCGCCACCACGCGCTTCGGCGACGACAAGGACCGCGTGCTCAGGAAGTCCTCCGGCGCCCTGACCTACTTCGCGGCGGACATCGCCTACCATCTGGACAAGTTCCGGCGCGGCTTCGACCTCGTCGTGGACGTCTGGGGAGCGGACCACCACGGCTACATCCCGCGCATGAAGGCGGCGGTGCAGGCCATGGGCAAGGATCCCGAGCAGCTGCAGGTCATCCTGGTGCAGCTCGTGAACCTCCTGCGCGGCGGCCAGCAGGTGGCCATGTCCACCCGCTCCGGCGAGTTCGAGGAGCTCTCGGCCGTGGTGCGCGAGGTGGGCACGGACAGCTCCCGCTTCACCTTCCTCTCCCGCAAGTCGGACAGCAAGCTCGACTTCGACCTGGAGCTCGTGAAGCAGCAGTCCATGGACAACCCGGTCTACTACGTGCAGTACGCCTTCGCCCGCATCTCCTCCGTGGGCCGCAAGGCCGCCGAAGAAGGCATCGCGATCGACGCGGCCGGGGCCGACCTCGCCCTGCTCGACACCGAGGCGGACCTCGACCTGCTCAAGTGCCTGGAACGCTGGCCCGACATCGCGGAGGTCGCGGCCCGGACCCTCTCGCCGCACCACGTGAGCTACTACCTGCAGGAACTGGCCGGGCTGCTGCACCGCTACTACTCGGTCAACAAGGTCCTGGACGCCGCAGCCCCGGCCCTGACCGGCGCCCGCTTCGCCCTGCTCGAAGCGGTCGCCGCAACCATCAAGAGCGGCCTGGCGCTGCTCGGCGTCGAGGCCCCGGAGCGCATGTAG
- a CDS encoding long-chain fatty acid--CoA ligase, protein MSDAERPWFAHYDPEVPHHLDYEDIPLFTWLDRSADAHPDRTAVIFKNTTLRYGELRRLAEVMAHNLRERGVRRGDRVALMLPNLPQTVIAYWAVLKAGAVVVMVNPLSMEHELVHQIPDSGSRHMITLDLLWPKIAPLRDTLGLDTIHVTTIPDALSFPMDWLARIKLWREKKHVHVPYDGKATVRWRDLVKSSGRYSAPNILPHTDLALLQYTGGTTGRAKGCMITHANLNANVTQIQGILHAVGQHSEVFLGVLPYFHVYGLTVCLNFPISVGATLVPFARFDPRDVLATVNRVRPTIFPGAPSVYLALMQQKEFAEADWSALRYCVSGSAPMPHELLRRFKEITGAEILEGYGLTEASPVTHLNPLNGVRKEGSIGLPFPDTDSRVVDMDGGGPEPLPAGKAGELVIRGPQVMKGYWNRPDETASTLRNGWLYTGDIAVMDEEGYFSIVDRKKDMILVGGYNVYPREIDEVLYAHPKIKEAVAVGIPHRTRGEAIKAFIVPHEGEELTRHEVIAWCREKLASYKVPRDVEFRDELPKTLVGKVLRRALRDEEVARREKSGD, encoded by the coding sequence ATGAGCGACGCCGAGCGCCCCTGGTTTGCCCACTACGATCCCGAGGTGCCCCACCACCTCGACTACGAGGACATCCCCCTCTTCACCTGGCTCGACCGCTCGGCCGACGCGCACCCCGACCGCACGGCGGTCATCTTCAAGAACACCACCCTGCGCTACGGCGAACTCAGGCGGCTGGCCGAGGTCATGGCCCACAACCTGCGGGAGCGCGGAGTGCGCCGGGGCGACCGCGTGGCCCTCATGCTGCCCAACCTGCCCCAGACCGTCATCGCCTACTGGGCGGTGCTCAAGGCAGGGGCCGTGGTGGTCATGGTCAATCCGCTGTCCATGGAACACGAGCTCGTGCACCAGATCCCGGACTCCGGCTCGCGGCACATGATCACCCTGGACCTGCTCTGGCCCAAGATCGCGCCGCTGCGCGACACGCTCGGGCTCGACACGATCCACGTCACGACCATCCCCGACGCCCTCTCCTTTCCCATGGACTGGCTGGCGCGCATAAAGCTCTGGCGCGAGAAGAAGCACGTGCACGTGCCCTACGACGGCAAGGCCACGGTGCGCTGGCGCGACCTCGTGAAGAGCAGCGGGCGCTACTCGGCCCCGAACATCCTGCCCCACACGGACCTGGCGCTCCTGCAGTACACGGGCGGCACCACGGGCCGGGCCAAGGGGTGCATGATCACCCACGCCAACCTGAACGCCAACGTCACCCAGATCCAGGGCATCCTGCACGCCGTGGGCCAGCATTCCGAGGTCTTCCTCGGCGTCCTGCCCTACTTCCACGTCTACGGCCTCACGGTCTGCCTGAACTTTCCCATCTCCGTGGGCGCCACCCTGGTGCCCTTCGCCCGCTTCGACCCGCGCGACGTGCTCGCGACGGTCAACCGCGTGCGTCCGACCATCTTCCCCGGCGCGCCGAGCGTGTACCTGGCGCTCATGCAGCAAAAGGAGTTCGCCGAGGCGGACTGGAGCGCGCTGCGCTACTGCGTCTCCGGCTCCGCGCCCATGCCCCACGAGCTCCTGCGCCGCTTCAAGGAGATCACCGGCGCGGAGATCCTCGAAGGCTACGGCCTGACCGAGGCCTCGCCCGTGACGCACCTGAATCCGCTGAACGGAGTGCGCAAGGAGGGCTCCATAGGCCTGCCCTTCCCGGACACGGACTCGCGCGTGGTGGACATGGACGGCGGGGGGCCCGAGCCCCTGCCGGCGGGCAAGGCGGGCGAGCTGGTCATCCGCGGGCCGCAGGTCATGAAGGGGTACTGGAACAGGCCGGACGAGACCGCCTCGACGCTCAGGAACGGCTGGCTGTACACCGGCGACATCGCGGTCATGGACGAGGAAGGCTACTTCAGCATCGTGGACCGCAAGAAGGACATGATCCTGGTCGGCGGCTACAACGTCTACCCGCGCGAGATCGACGAGGTCCTCTACGCGCACCCCAAGATCAAGGAAGCCGTGGCCGTGGGCATCCCCCACCGCACGCGCGGCGAGGCCATCAAGGCCTTCATCGTGCCCCACGAGGGCGAGGAGCTCACCCGCCACGAGGTCATCGCCTGGTGCAGGGAGAAGCTCGCGAGCTACAAAGTCCCGCGCGACGTGGAGTTCCGCGACGAGCTGCCCAAGACCCTGGTCGGCAAGGTGCTGCGGCGCGCGCTGCGCGACGAGGAAGTCGCCAGACGCGAGAAGAGCGGGGACTGA
- a CDS encoding 23S rRNA (pseudouridine(1915)-N(3))-methyltransferase RlmH — MKRITVIAVGRLKTSWWKEAAAHYEKLVSRHFRIEAVELKDAPAKLPPEERVRLEGEAILARLPERSAVVCLDERGRTMPSVGFADFLRDVVEGGEEPVFVLGGPYGLAEAVRARARGLLALGPMTLPHELARVVLYEQIWRAVSIWRGIPYHNA, encoded by the coding sequence ATGAAGCGCATCACCGTCATCGCCGTCGGACGGCTCAAGACCTCCTGGTGGAAGGAGGCCGCCGCCCATTACGAGAAGCTCGTCTCGCGCCACTTCCGCATCGAGGCGGTGGAACTCAAGGACGCGCCCGCCAAGCTGCCGCCCGAGGAGCGCGTGCGCCTGGAGGGCGAGGCCATCCTGGCGAGGCTCCCCGAGCGCAGCGCCGTGGTCTGCCTGGACGAGCGCGGCCGCACCATGCCCTCGGTCGGCTTCGCGGACTTCCTGCGCGACGTGGTGGAGGGCGGCGAGGAGCCCGTCTTCGTGCTCGGCGGCCCCTACGGCCTGGCCGAGGCCGTGCGCGCCCGCGCCCGCGGCCTGCTGGCGCTCGGCCCCATGACCCTGCCGCACGAGCTGGCCCGCGTGGTCCTCTACGAGCAGATCTGGCGCGCCGTGTCCATCTGGCGGGGCATCCCCTACCACAACGCATGA
- a CDS encoding ACP S-malonyltransferase: MSDAKKTALLFPGQGSQEKGMGRAIAEADAEAMELWVKAEKISGAELRAVYWEGEEADMAQTRWLQPALTVVNLSVFLGLAGRVAPLCAAGHSLGEFAALAASRALSIDAVLTLVSLRGRLMSEAGDGTGAMAALLKVDQSGAEELVAAARESTGKELRIANYNTPAQFVISGHRDAVEAASALAKERKARAVPLAVSGAFHSPLMAEAAAEFEKALAKIDVRDAAFPLVMNATGAPVQAAAEIRACVARQMTSSVFWTQGVRAMWELGARSFVECGPKGVLTRMLSPILDPIVTAVAGETPYTSGFCADPEQIETRIAEISDGGEA, translated from the coding sequence GTGAGCGACGCGAAGAAGACGGCCCTCCTCTTCCCGGGCCAGGGATCCCAGGAAAAAGGCATGGGCCGCGCCATCGCCGAGGCCGACGCCGAGGCCATGGAACTGTGGGTGAAGGCGGAGAAGATTTCCGGCGCCGAGCTGCGCGCCGTCTACTGGGAGGGCGAGGAGGCCGACATGGCGCAGACGCGCTGGCTGCAGCCCGCCCTGACCGTGGTCAACCTGAGCGTCTTCCTGGGCCTTGCCGGTCGCGTGGCGCCGCTGTGCGCCGCGGGCCATTCGCTGGGCGAGTTCGCCGCCCTGGCCGCGTCCCGGGCCCTGTCCATCGACGCCGTGCTCACGCTCGTTTCCCTGCGCGGCCGCCTGATGTCCGAGGCGGGCGACGGCACCGGCGCCATGGCCGCCCTGCTCAAGGTCGACCAGTCGGGCGCCGAGGAGCTCGTGGCCGCCGCGCGCGAGTCCACGGGCAAGGAGCTGCGCATCGCCAACTACAACACCCCGGCCCAGTTCGTCATTTCCGGTCACCGCGACGCGGTCGAGGCCGCCTCCGCCCTGGCCAAGGAGAGGAAGGCCCGCGCAGTGCCCCTGGCCGTGTCCGGCGCCTTCCACTCCCCGCTCATGGCCGAAGCCGCTGCCGAGTTCGAGAAGGCCCTGGCCAAGATCGACGTGCGCGACGCAGCCTTCCCGCTGGTCATGAACGCCACGGGCGCGCCGGTGCAGGCGGCCGCGGAGATCCGCGCCTGCGTGGCCAGGCAGATGACCTCCTCGGTCTTCTGGACCCAGGGCGTGCGCGCCATGTGGGAGCTCGGCGCGCGCAGCTTCGTGGAGTGCGGCCCCAAGGGCGTGCTCACGCGCATGCTCTCGCCCATCCTCGACCCCATCGTCACGGCGGTCGCGGGCGAGACGCCCTACACCAGCGGCTTCTGCGCCGATCCCGAGCAGATAGAGACGCGCATCGCGGAGATTTCCGACGGCGGGGAGGCCTAG
- the xseB gene encoding exodeoxyribonuclease VII small subunit, protein MSENAENFEKRLERLGAIVERLEQGELPLEQGVALYKEGLALAKACREQLDAARNEVRIYQDGLLKDFANADSAGAEGAGGVGE, encoded by the coding sequence ATGAGCGAGAACGCGGAGAATTTCGAGAAGCGCCTGGAGCGGCTCGGCGCCATCGTCGAGCGTCTGGAGCAGGGCGAGCTGCCCCTTGAGCAGGGCGTGGCCCTGTACAAGGAGGGGCTGGCCCTGGCCAAGGCCTGCCGCGAACAGCTGGACGCGGCCAGGAACGAGGTGCGCATCTACCAGGACGGCCTGCTCAAGGATTTCGCAAACGCCGACTCGGCCGGGGCCGAGGGCGCAGGAGGGGTAGGGGAGTGA
- a CDS encoding polyprenyl synthetase family protein has product MTLSVKEELAQEAARVETWLAGCLAGRKIPPRLREAMDYSLAAGGKRLRPVLCLIFTELCGGRVEAAMPFACAFELIHTYSLIHDDLPAMDDDDLRRGKPSNHKVFGEATAILAGDGLLTEAFTCMFESAREIPAGRVLDAARLLAVAAGAGGMVGGQALDMEYTGAADIELSQLSGMHAMKTGALIRAACESGAVLAGADEERRILARDFGIHLGAAFQIVDDILDVVGDEKALGKPVGSDEAQGKHTYPSLVGLDRSRCLAEERVAAALSCLETFHGPRADFLRRLTRYIVERVQ; this is encoded by the coding sequence GTGACGCTTTCCGTGAAAGAGGAACTGGCCCAGGAAGCGGCCAGGGTCGAGACCTGGCTGGCCGGCTGCCTGGCCGGGCGCAAGATTCCCCCGCGCCTGCGCGAGGCCATGGACTACAGCCTGGCCGCGGGCGGCAAGCGGCTGCGTCCCGTGCTCTGCCTGATCTTCACCGAGCTGTGCGGCGGGCGCGTCGAGGCGGCCATGCCCTTCGCCTGCGCCTTCGAGCTGATCCACACCTATTCCCTGATCCACGACGACCTGCCCGCCATGGACGACGACGATCTTCGGCGCGGCAAGCCCTCGAACCACAAGGTCTTCGGCGAGGCCACGGCCATCCTGGCCGGAGACGGCCTGCTCACCGAGGCCTTCACCTGCATGTTCGAGAGCGCCCGGGAGATCCCGGCGGGACGGGTGCTCGACGCCGCCCGGCTGCTGGCCGTGGCCGCGGGCGCGGGCGGCATGGTCGGCGGCCAGGCCCTGGACATGGAGTACACCGGTGCCGCGGACATCGAGCTTTCGCAGCTCTCGGGCATGCACGCCATGAAGACCGGCGCGCTCATCCGCGCGGCCTGCGAGTCCGGCGCGGTCCTGGCCGGAGCGGACGAGGAGCGCCGCATCCTGGCGCGCGACTTCGGCATCCATCTCGGCGCGGCGTTCCAGATCGTGGACGACATCCTGGACGTGGTGGGCGACGAGAAGGCGCTGGGCAAGCCCGTGGGCAGCGACGAGGCCCAGGGCAAGCACACCTACCCGAGCCTCGTGGGACTGGACCGCAGCCGCTGCCTGGCCGAGGAGCGGGTGGCCGCCGCACTCTCCTGCCTCGAGACCTTTCACGGGCCGCGCGCGGATTTTCTGCGCCGCCTGACCCGGTACATCGTGGAGCGTGTGCAGTGA
- a CDS encoding SPOR domain-containing protein, with protein MSQDKAKKNGNGGENGKAPRRALTIELGLGKATALGVLAIFVVAWAFALGVIIGRGYKPEKAVPEIARIMPTPPPPASEGDTGVLKPEELHYMDSLTKTPVMPPKAAEAVQDSHRAEQQKAAQRAQQKAEQKAEQQKPEPRKTTTPSMVARVEPAPTARKEAPAAQQKAPAPAPKQPQKQAEKQAPQTQAAAEGRFSYIYQVASFTDKTQAEAMVKRVKSTGLWAQTESTEIKGKTWHRVIVQFRGTPDETNEMKSRLGKIGITRVIMRSKSPL; from the coding sequence ATGTCGCAGGACAAGGCCAAGAAGAACGGCAACGGCGGGGAGAACGGCAAGGCCCCCCGCCGCGCGCTGACCATCGAGCTGGGCTTGGGCAAGGCCACGGCGCTCGGCGTGCTTGCCATCTTCGTCGTCGCCTGGGCCTTCGCGCTGGGCGTGATCATCGGCCGCGGCTACAAGCCCGAGAAGGCCGTGCCCGAGATCGCGCGCATCATGCCCACGCCGCCGCCTCCCGCGTCCGAGGGCGACACCGGCGTGCTCAAGCCGGAAGAGCTCCATTACATGGATTCCCTGACCAAGACCCCGGTCATGCCGCCCAAGGCGGCCGAGGCCGTGCAGGACTCCCACCGGGCCGAGCAGCAGAAGGCCGCGCAGCGGGCGCAGCAGAAGGCCGAGCAGAAGGCCGAACAGCAGAAGCCCGAGCCCCGGAAGACGACCACGCCGAGCATGGTCGCCCGGGTCGAGCCCGCGCCCACGGCCAGGAAGGAAGCCCCCGCGGCGCAGCAGAAGGCGCCCGCCCCGGCCCCGAAGCAGCCCCAGAAGCAGGCCGAGAAGCAGGCCCCGCAGACACAGGCCGCGGCCGAGGGGCGTTTCTCCTACATCTACCAGGTGGCCTCGTTCACGGACAAGACCCAGGCCGAGGCCATGGTCAAGCGCGTGAAGTCCACCGGACTCTGGGCCCAGACCGAGAGCACCGAGATCAAGGGCAAGACCTGGCACAGGGTCATCGTGCAGTTCCGCGGCACGCCCGACGAGACGAACGAGATGAAGTCCCGCCTGGGCAAGATCGGCATCACGCGCGTGATCATGCGCAGCAAGTCCCCGCTCTAG
- a CDS encoding 16S rRNA (guanine(527)-N(7))-methyltransferase RsmG produces the protein MARKQPKPASGVQQIAPSAAETAAAMRALGREPSGGEAAGLALYLGLLMQWSARMNLVGARDWRRALSELAADSWHLADFLAGHPLLPANPLCLDLGAGAGLPGIPLRLFWQEGEYHMVEPREKRALFLGVALARLSLPRTHVERCRAEELPEGLRGADLVVSRAFMPWREYLEVARTLLAPGGVCVVMAGGPPPDGPVQGWRASECAAYAVEAGEGRQERYFWSFTPEAISR, from the coding sequence ATGGCGCGCAAACAGCCCAAGCCCGCTTCGGGCGTTCAGCAAATCGCCCCGTCGGCCGCCGAAACCGCCGCCGCCATGCGCGCCCTCGGCCGCGAGCCGTCCGGGGGCGAGGCGGCCGGGCTCGCCCTCTACCTGGGCCTGCTCATGCAGTGGAGCGCGCGCATGAACCTCGTGGGCGCGCGCGACTGGCGCCGCGCCCTGTCCGAACTCGCGGCCGACTCCTGGCACCTGGCCGACTTCCTCGCGGGACATCCCCTGCTGCCCGCGAACCCGCTCTGCCTGGACCTCGGCGCAGGCGCCGGACTGCCCGGCATTCCGCTGCGCCTCTTCTGGCAGGAGGGAGAGTACCACATGGTGGAGCCGAGGGAAAAGCGGGCCCTGTTCCTGGGCGTGGCCCTGGCCAGGCTCTCCCTGCCGCGCACCCACGTCGAGCGCTGCCGGGCCGAGGAACTGCCCGAGGGGCTTCGCGGCGCGGATCTCGTCGTCTCGCGCGCCTTCATGCCCTGGCGCGAATATCTCGAGGTGGCGCGCACGCTGCTCGCGCCGGGCGGGGTCTGCGTGGTCATGGCGGGCGGGCCGCCGCCGGACGGGCCGGTGCAGGGCTGGCGGGCCTCGGAGTGCGCGGCCTATGCCGTTGAGGCCGGGGAAGGGCGCCAGGAGCGCTACTTCTGGAGCTTCACGCCCGAGGCCATCTCCAGGTAG
- a CDS encoding DUF333 domain-containing protein, which translates to MTRLRLHAARLVLLAAALCLAAACGAGQGTTAANTSAQTSGNTSGRTSAQTSAQTSARPAPQESPLGIANPASVYCAEHGGRLVIRTRGDGGQYGVCLFEDNRQCEEWAFFRGECPYGGRKITGYLDGTAEGEARALCAIRGGKLTGLGTSAATCTLPGRSACPAIDLWYGRCP; encoded by the coding sequence ATGACGCGCCTTCGTTTGCACGCCGCACGCCTCGTCCTGCTCGCTGCGGCCCTCTGCCTTGCCGCCGCCTGCGGAGCCGGACAGGGCACGACCGCCGCCAATACATCCGCCCAGACATCAGGCAATACATCCGGCCGGACATCCGCCCAGACATCCGCGCAGACTTCGGCCCGGCCCGCGCCGCAGGAGTCCCCGCTCGGGATCGCCAACCCGGCCTCGGTCTACTGCGCCGAGCACGGCGGCCGTCTCGTCATCCGCACGCGCGGCGACGGCGGACAGTACGGCGTCTGTCTCTTCGAGGACAACAGGCAGTGCGAGGAGTGGGCCTTCTTCCGGGGCGAGTGCCCCTACGGAGGGCGCAAGATCACGGGCTATCTGGACGGCACGGCAGAGGGCGAGGCCAGGGCGCTGTGCGCCATCCGGGGCGGGAAGCTGACCGGGCTCGGCACGTCCGCGGCGACCTGCACGCTGCCCGGCCGTTCGGCCTGTCCGGCCATAGACCTCTGGTACGGCCGCTGCCCGTAG
- the dxs gene encoding 1-deoxy-D-xylulose-5-phosphate synthase, with translation MSKALNKMGTAAAAEQPQKKPAARPAAVRPVAQGGGQPAGQAPGRPAAPKKPLLDSVALPQGVRDLSVEDLSRLAEEIRALIIDTVSHTGGHLAPGLGVVELTLALYNVFDPQNDRFVWDVGHQAYAHKILTGRRSRFATLRRHGGLSGFPRPEESPLYDHFGVGHSSTSISAALGMAVARDLSGGRNKVLAVIGDGSMTAGLAYEGLNQAGGMERDLIVVLNDNEMSISKNVGALSSFLSRNLSTPWMMRLKKDVEQRLRTFGRIGEELAALARRGEDSFKHFFTPGTLFQSFGFNYLGPIDGHDLREMISVFEQVKELSGPTLVHVLTKKGKGYEPAESNPSYFHGVGCFEPETGKAVKFAGCSLPSYTEVFGRALCELAAREKRIVAITAAMPEGTGLSRFADEFPDRFVDVGICEQHAVTFAAGLAKEGYRPVVAIYSTFLQRSYDQIVHDVCLQNLPVTLCLDRGGLVGEDGATHHGVFDLSYLRHVPNMVVMAPKDEAELRDMLATALAHEGPVAVRYPRGVGVGADISGPMRVLPLGKGELLRDGEDFADACILAAGSRVHPSLEAAEELEQAAGKKVAVFNARFVKPLDEEAILALAARFPKILTVEENALAGGFGSAVLELLADKGDLSSVRVKRLGLPDHFVEHGTQKELRAETGLDKNGIRAALEELLQA, from the coding sequence GTGAGCAAGGCTTTGAACAAGATGGGGACCGCCGCCGCGGCGGAGCAACCGCAGAAGAAGCCCGCCGCCCGTCCGGCCGCCGTCCGGCCCGTTGCGCAAGGCGGCGGACAGCCCGCCGGGCAGGCCCCGGGCAGGCCCGCTGCGCCCAAGAAGCCGCTCCTGGACAGTGTGGCCCTGCCCCAGGGCGTGCGCGACCTCTCCGTGGAGGATCTTTCCCGGCTGGCCGAGGAGATCCGGGCGCTGATCATCGACACCGTGTCGCACACGGGCGGGCATCTCGCGCCCGGGCTCGGCGTGGTCGAGCTGACCCTCGCCCTTTACAATGTCTTCGATCCCCAGAACGACCGCTTCGTCTGGGACGTGGGACACCAGGCCTACGCCCACAAGATCCTCACCGGCAGGCGCTCGCGCTTCGCCACCCTGCGCCGCCACGGCGGCCTGTCCGGCTTCCCGCGGCCCGAGGAGAGCCCGCTCTACGACCATTTCGGCGTGGGACACTCCTCCACCTCCATCTCCGCTGCGCTCGGCATGGCCGTGGCGCGCGACCTCTCGGGCGGGCGCAACAAGGTGCTCGCGGTCATCGGCGACGGCTCCATGACGGCCGGGCTGGCCTACGAGGGGCTGAACCAGGCGGGCGGCATGGAGCGCGACCTCATCGTCGTGCTCAACGACAACGAGATGTCCATCTCCAAGAACGTGGGCGCGCTCTCCTCCTTCCTCTCGCGCAACCTCTCCACGCCGTGGATGATGCGCCTGAAGAAGGACGTGGAGCAGCGGCTGCGCACCTTCGGCCGCATCGGCGAGGAGCTTGCCGCCCTGGCCCGGCGCGGCGAGGATTCCTTCAAGCATTTCTTCACCCCGGGCACGTTGTTCCAGTCCTTCGGCTTCAACTACCTCGGCCCCATCGACGGCCACGACCTGCGCGAGATGATCAGCGTCTTCGAGCAGGTGAAGGAGCTCTCCGGCCCCACCCTGGTCCACGTGCTGACCAAGAAGGGCAAGGGCTACGAGCCCGCCGAGAGCAACCCGAGCTATTTCCACGGCGTGGGCTGCTTCGAGCCCGAGACGGGCAAGGCCGTGAAGTTCGCGGGCTGCTCCCTGCCGTCCTACACCGAGGTCTTCGGCCGGGCCCTGTGCGAGCTGGCCGCGCGCGAGAAGCGCATCGTGGCCATCACCGCGGCCATGCCCGAGGGCACCGGGCTCTCCCGCTTCGCCGACGAGTTCCCCGACCGCTTCGTGGACGTGGGCATCTGCGAGCAGCACGCCGTGACCTTCGCGGCGGGGCTGGCCAAGGAGGGGTACAGGCCCGTGGTGGCCATCTACTCCACCTTCCTGCAGCGCTCCTACGACCAGATCGTGCACGACGTCTGCCTGCAGAACCTGCCCGTGACCCTCTGCCTGGACCGAGGCGGCCTGGTGGGCGAGGACGGGGCCACGCACCACGGCGTCTTCGACCTCTCCTATCTGCGCCACGTGCCGAACATGGTGGTCATGGCCCCCAAGGACGAGGCCGAGCTACGCGACATGCTGGCCACGGCCCTGGCCCACGAAGGCCCGGTGGCCGTGCGCTACCCGCGCGGCGTGGGCGTGGGTGCGGACATCTCCGGCCCCATGCGCGTCCTGCCCCTGGGCAAGGGCGAGCTCCTGCGCGACGGCGAGGATTTCGCGGACGCCTGCATCCTGGCCGCGGGCAGCCGCGTGCATCCCTCCCTCGAGGCCGCCGAGGAGCTGGAGCAGGCCGCCGGAAAGAAGGTCGCGGTCTTCAACGCCCGCTTCGTGAAGCCCCTCGACGAGGAGGCCATCCTCGCCCTGGCCGCGCGTTTCCCGAAGATACTGACCGTGGAGGAGAACGCCCTGGCCGGGGGCTTCGGCTCGGCCGTGCTGGAGCTCCTCGCGGACAAGGGCGATCTGTCCTCGGTGCGGGTGAAGCGCCTCGGCCTGCCGGACCACTTCGTGGAGCACGGCACCCAGAAGGAGCTGCGCGCCGAGACCGGGCTCGACAAGAACGGCATCCGCGCCGCCCTGGAAGAGCTGCTTCAGGCCTGA